In the genome of Indicator indicator isolate 239-I01 chromosome 8, UM_Iind_1.1, whole genome shotgun sequence, one region contains:
- the TRMT10A gene encoding tRNA methyltransferase 10 homolog A, whose protein sequence is MSSERPTESPEVPAENTMSPEDPDVEGRGKSSDSPAERQEEGSEKGECLELMSKRQRKKLLKQKQWEEQKDLRRQKRKEKRQKRKLERQSKLEASHEGNDRKRMRREVVPSTLRLIVDCSFDDLMALKDVKKLHKQIQRCYAENRKAFHPVQFYLTSHGGQLKSNMNENDKGWVNWKDIQIRTEHYSELIKKEDLVYLTSDSPDVLSELDEKKAYVIGGLVDHNHYKGITYRKAIEQGIGHAQLPLGNFVKMNSRKVLAVNHVFEIILAYLEKRDWKEAFFSVLPQRKGAVPLGEANNSSKHALSGREDEHADSDSN, encoded by the exons ATGTCATCAGAAAGGCCAACAGAAAGTCCAGAGGTGCCAGCAGAAAATACCATGTCCCCTGAAGATCCTGatgtggaaggaagggggaagtcAAGTGACAGTCCAGCAGAGAGACAAGAGGAAGGCTCAGAGAAGGGAGAATGCCTGGAGCTCATGTCCAAGAGGCAAAGGAAGAAGCTATTGAAGCAGAAACAGTGGGAAGAACAGAAAGATCTACGAAG gcaGAAGCGAAAAGAAAAACGCCAGAAGAGAAAGTTGGAACGTCAGTCAAAACTGGAGGCCAGTCATGAAGGCAATGACAGAAAGCGTATGCGAAGGGAAGTTGTTCCCAGTACACTTCGCCTCATTGTGGACTGCAGCTTTGATGACCTGATGGCGCTAAAG GATGTTAAGAAGCTTCACAAGCAAATTCAGAGATGTTATGCAGAAAACCGCAAAGCATTTCACCCTGTGCAG TTTTACTTGACCAGCCATGGGGGACAGTTGAAGAGCAACATGAATGAAAATGACAAAGGATGGGTGAACTGGAAG GATATCCAAATCAGAACAGAGCACTATAGTGAACTAATAAAGAAAGAAGACCTAGTGTATCTAACCTCAGATTCCCCCGATGTTCTCAGCGAGCTTGATGAGAAGAAAGCCTATGTGATTGGAGGATTGGTGGATCACAATCACTACAAG GGAATTACTTACAGAAAAGCTATAGAGCAGGGAATTGGTCATGCACAGCTCCCGCTTGGAAACTTTGTCAAGATGAATAGTCGGAAAGTGCTAGCTGTCAATCATG TATTTGAGATCATCCTCGCatacctggagaagagagactgGAAGGAGGCCTTTTTCAGTGTCTTGCCACAGCGGAAAGGGGCTGTTCCTTTGGGAGAAGCCAATAATTCATCCAAACATGCTCTgtctggaagagaagatgaaCATGCTGACTCAGACAGCAACTAG